The proteins below come from a single uncultured Carboxylicivirga sp. genomic window:
- a CDS encoding C1 family peptidase — MKVLMTFLMGLFCVSIMAQEEPVGYQFESIYDLEATSVKDQYRSGTCWSFSGLGFFESEMIRLGKNPANLSEMFVVRHCYSDKAEKYVRLHGSLNFGGGGAFHDVVYVMKKYGAVPEEVYSGLNYGEDKHVHGEMDEVLKAYVDAVIENKNKKLSTAWKGGFDGILDSYLGKLPETFEVDGKTYTPQTYLKDVTGINPDDYIQVSSYTHHPLYSKFIIEVPDNWMWGEVYNVSLDDLMSIFNNSLKNGYTIGWAADVSEKGFSYRNGLAIVPENNIEELADSEQSKWEAMTPAERNKRLYSFEEPVTEKKITPEMRQAAFDNYETTDDHGMQITGMVKDQNGTVYYKVKNSWNTGNKYDGYLYASESFVKYKTMSIMIHKDALPKELKKKLGIK; from the coding sequence ATGAAGGTATTAATGACTTTTTTGATGGGACTTTTTTGTGTTTCGATTATGGCACAAGAAGAGCCTGTAGGTTATCAATTTGAAAGCATTTATGATTTGGAGGCTACCAGTGTGAAAGATCAGTATCGTTCGGGTACTTGTTGGAGTTTTTCAGGATTGGGATTTTTCGAATCGGAAATGATTCGTTTAGGTAAAAATCCAGCCAATCTTTCTGAAATGTTTGTTGTACGTCACTGTTACTCTGATAAGGCTGAAAAATATGTTCGTTTGCATGGTTCGTTAAACTTTGGTGGCGGAGGTGCTTTTCATGATGTAGTTTATGTGATGAAAAAGTATGGAGCTGTTCCGGAGGAAGTGTATAGTGGTTTAAACTATGGTGAGGACAAACATGTACATGGCGAAATGGATGAAGTTTTGAAAGCTTATGTTGATGCTGTTATCGAGAATAAGAATAAAAAATTATCAACTGCATGGAAAGGTGGATTTGATGGTATATTAGATTCTTATTTAGGAAAACTACCTGAGACTTTCGAAGTTGACGGAAAAACATATACTCCACAAACTTATCTGAAAGATGTTACAGGTATTAATCCTGATGATTATATTCAGGTATCATCATATACTCATCATCCATTATATTCAAAATTCATTATCGAAGTGCCAGATAACTGGATGTGGGGTGAAGTTTATAATGTTTCATTGGATGATTTAATGAGTATTTTCAATAACTCACTTAAAAATGGTTACACTATTGGATGGGCTGCCGATGTAAGCGAAAAAGGCTTCTCTTATCGTAATGGATTAGCAATTGTACCAGAAAACAACATTGAAGAATTAGCTGATTCAGAACAATCGAAATGGGAAGCAATGACTCCTGCAGAGCGTAACAAAAGACTATATAGCTTTGAAGAGCCTGTAACTGAAAAGAAGATTACACCTGAAATGCGTCAGGCTGCTTTTGATAATTACGAAACAACCGATGACCATGGTATGCAAATTACAGGTATGGTTAAAGATCAGAACGGAACTGTTTATTACAAAGTAAAAAACTCGTGGAATACTGGTAATAAATACGATGGATATTTGTATGCTTCAGAATCATTTGTGAAGTATAAAACCATGTCGATCATGATTCATAAAGATGCTTTACCAAAAGAGTTGAAAAAGAAGCTTGGTATTAAATAA
- the mltG gene encoding endolytic transglycosylase MltG: MSIKQRNKPKKTGKLLLGLTIILSLFAIAGIMGFKYYKWIFADNINLNNDQKESIYIPTYSSFDDLVQLLNETDLLKNDKSFKWVANIKKFNTVKPGHYVVKEGMSNNTLINLLRSGKQTPIKVTFNNIRTKQELAGVISHYIEADSISLFESLNDKVLLDELGVNSETVLTIFLPNTYEFWWNTSAEKFIKRMNTEHQKFWNNARTTKAISLNLTPTEVSILAAIVDEETIKPDEKPMVAGLYINRLNKKIRLQADPTVKYAMGNFSVQRILNKDLEIDSPYNTYKYAGLPPGPIRIPSVSGINAVLNRAKHNYLYMCAKEDFSGYHNFAKTLKQHNQNAAKFQRALNKRKIYR, translated from the coding sequence ATGTCAATAAAACAACGAAATAAACCAAAGAAAACAGGTAAGTTATTATTAGGCTTAACCATTATTCTTTCTCTATTTGCAATAGCCGGCATAATGGGATTTAAATATTATAAATGGATTTTTGCCGACAACATCAATCTTAACAACGATCAAAAAGAATCAATTTACATCCCAACATATTCTTCTTTTGATGATCTGGTTCAACTATTAAATGAAACCGATTTACTCAAGAACGATAAATCCTTTAAATGGGTAGCGAATATTAAAAAATTCAATACGGTTAAGCCAGGCCACTATGTTGTAAAAGAAGGAATGTCGAATAATACTTTGATCAATCTTCTGCGCTCAGGAAAACAAACGCCAATAAAGGTTACTTTTAACAACATCAGAACAAAACAAGAATTAGCGGGTGTTATAAGTCATTACATAGAAGCCGATAGTATTAGCCTTTTTGAGAGCCTTAACGATAAAGTATTACTTGATGAATTAGGTGTTAATTCCGAAACAGTTCTTACAATATTTTTACCTAATACATATGAGTTTTGGTGGAATACATCTGCCGAAAAATTCATTAAAAGGATGAATACAGAGCACCAAAAATTTTGGAATAATGCAAGAACAACAAAAGCAATATCGTTAAACCTAACACCAACCGAAGTAAGTATTCTTGCAGCCATTGTTGACGAAGAAACCATCAAACCAGATGAAAAACCAATGGTTGCTGGCTTATATATTAATCGTTTAAATAAAAAGATTCGACTACAGGCAGACCCCACAGTAAAATACGCAATGGGTAATTTTAGTGTTCAAAGAATATTAAATAAAGATCTTGAAATTGATTCGCCTTATAATACATACAAGTATGCCGGTTTACCTCCAGGTCCGATTCGCATTCCTTCTGTATCGGGCATTAATGCAGTATTAAATCGAGCCAAGCACAATTATTTATATATGTGTGCGAAAGAAGATTTTTCGGGTTATCACAATTTTGCTAAAACACTAAAACAACACAATCAAAATGCAGCTAAATTCCAAAGAGCTCTGAATAAAAGAAAAATATATCGCTAA
- a CDS encoding SPOR domain-containing protein — translation MKLSTVFTLTIAISLLASCASLNKGSSSFDDSDSPYVTEEAKPKVKEEPKPKKEIVVKEEKVKVVESNDDEMFKYYVIIGSFKVLDNAKNYKQQLINEGFTPVILENENGLYRVSVSAYNDEDPARTKIGHIRNDFEKYSDVWLLIRKI, via the coding sequence ATGAAATTATCAACCGTTTTCACCTTAACCATAGCAATCAGTTTATTGGCATCGTGTGCTTCATTAAATAAAGGATCTTCGAGTTTTGATGACAGCGATAGTCCATACGTTACTGAAGAAGCAAAACCCAAAGTAAAAGAAGAGCCAAAACCTAAAAAAGAAATTGTTGTTAAGGAAGAAAAAGTTAAAGTTGTTGAATCCAACGATGATGAGATGTTTAAATACTATGTAATAATAGGTTCATTTAAAGTTTTAGACAACGCCAAAAATTACAAGCAACAATTAATAAATGAAGGATTTACTCCAGTTATACTTGAAAACGAAAACGGATTATACCGAGTTTCCGTATCAGCTTATAACGATGAAGATCCTGCTCGCACAAAAATTGGTCATATTAGAAATGATTTCGAAAAATACAGTGATGTATGGTTGCTAATCAGAAAAATATAA
- a CDS encoding o-succinylbenzoate synthase codes for MLKADYTKHILEFNFPGGTSRGVLYEKPSWYIRIQDAEGNIGIGEISIIPNLSLDTEKVLDELVPEVCSNINTIVKDYQTRYLHLPALRFGIESALNNLEGNSAFLASDTSFTKGDDFIRINGLIWMGDIPNMNKQIEAKLEQGFTCLKMKIGALNFDDEMTVLQSIRKRFSKVVLEIRVDANGAFSVEDAIDKLERLAKLNLHSIEQPIKAGQWKQMGELCRQTPLPIALDEELIGVHEYKMRESLLDEIKPQYIILKPSLVGGFRSSKEWIQLAKNQNVGWWITSALEGNIGLSSIAQWTYTLQNNMPQGLGTGQVFKNNISSPLYLREDKLFYNPTKEWANPFE; via the coding sequence ATGTTGAAAGCGGACTATACAAAGCACATACTCGAATTTAACTTTCCAGGAGGAACATCCCGAGGTGTTTTATACGAAAAACCAAGTTGGTACATACGAATTCAGGATGCTGAAGGTAATATTGGAATTGGAGAAATTTCAATAATTCCGAATTTGAGTCTGGATACGGAAAAAGTGCTTGATGAATTAGTTCCTGAAGTTTGTTCAAATATAAACACAATTGTAAAAGATTATCAGACCAGGTATTTGCATTTGCCTGCTTTACGATTTGGTATCGAATCAGCATTGAACAATCTGGAAGGAAATTCAGCTTTTTTAGCATCAGATACTTCTTTTACCAAAGGTGATGATTTCATCCGTATTAATGGATTAATTTGGATGGGCGATATCCCTAATATGAATAAACAGATTGAGGCAAAGCTTGAACAAGGATTTACTTGTTTGAAGATGAAAATAGGTGCTTTGAACTTTGATGATGAGATGACTGTGCTTCAATCTATCCGTAAAAGGTTTTCGAAAGTGGTGTTAGAAATTCGGGTTGATGCCAATGGTGCTTTTAGTGTGGAAGATGCAATTGATAAATTAGAGAGGTTAGCAAAGTTGAATTTACATTCAATTGAGCAACCCATTAAAGCAGGACAATGGAAACAAATGGGTGAGTTATGTCGACAAACTCCTTTACCCATTGCTTTAGATGAAGAATTGATTGGAGTTCACGAATACAAAATGCGCGAAAGTCTTCTTGACGAGATTAAGCCACAATACATTATTTTAAAACCGAGTTTGGTTGGTGGTTTTCGTTCTTCGAAAGAATGGATTCAATTGGCAAAAAATCAAAATGTGGGCTGGTGGATTACATCGGCATTGGAAGGTAATATTGGATTAAGCTCAATTGCACAATGGACTTATACACTTCAAAATAATATGCCACAAGGTTTGGGAACCGGTCAGGTATTTAAAAATAACATATCTTCTCCATTGTATTTAAGAGAAGATAAACTGTTTTATAATCCAACAAAAGAGTGGGCTAATCCTTTTGAATAA
- a CDS encoding 1,4-dihydroxy-2-naphthoate polyprenyltransferase produces the protein MSSTKAWITAFRLRTLPLAFSCIFAGSFVAAYYNSFQWLILILALLTTLFLQILSNLANDYGDTVNGADHEGRVGPTRMVQSGQITLPQMKMAIAVFSLLSLFSGLGLIYVSFDGFVQLRFVLFFLLGVGAIVAALKYTMGSNPYGYKGFGDLFVLVFFGLTGVGGTYFLHANGWNWMVLLPALSVGFLSTGVLNVNNMRDLESDRQAGKSTLVVKLGLQSAKKYHFTLIILSIALLIVFVVLNDFNWINLLFLLATPLLFIHLKVIKTAQTADDFDPQLKKLALSTLALVLLFGLGLMLG, from the coding sequence ATGTCTTCAACAAAAGCCTGGATAACCGCTTTTAGATTGCGAACTTTACCATTAGCCTTTTCTTGCATTTTTGCAGGAAGTTTTGTGGCTGCCTATTATAATAGTTTTCAGTGGTTGATATTAATACTCGCCTTGTTGACTACTTTATTTCTTCAAATATTATCGAATTTGGCCAACGATTATGGCGATACAGTAAACGGTGCTGATCATGAGGGACGAGTTGGACCAACCCGTATGGTTCAAAGCGGACAAATTACCTTACCTCAGATGAAAATGGCCATTGCAGTTTTTTCGCTATTGTCTCTTTTTTCGGGTTTAGGTTTAATATATGTATCGTTTGATGGATTTGTTCAGTTACGTTTTGTTTTGTTCTTTTTGCTTGGAGTTGGAGCAATTGTGGCAGCATTAAAATATACTATGGGTTCTAATCCTTATGGATATAAGGGGTTTGGTGATTTGTTTGTGTTGGTATTTTTTGGCTTAACCGGAGTTGGAGGAACGTATTTTTTACATGCTAATGGCTGGAACTGGATGGTTTTATTACCCGCTTTAAGTGTTGGTTTTTTAAGTACTGGAGTGTTAAATGTAAATAATATGCGTGATCTTGAAAGTGATCGCCAGGCTGGTAAATCAACTTTAGTTGTGAAATTAGGTCTTCAATCAGCTAAGAAATATCATTTTACGCTAATTATATTGTCGATTGCGCTACTTATTGTCTTTGTAGTACTTAATGATTTTAACTGGATAAATCTTCTATTCCTTTTAGCTACACCTTTATTATTTATACATTTAAAAGTAATAAAAACGGCTCAAACTGCCGATGATTTTGATCCGCAGCTAAAGAAGCTTGCTTTGTCAACATTAGCGTTGGTTTTATTGTTTGGTTTAGGACTAATGTTAGGTTGA
- a CDS encoding FprA family A-type flavoprotein: protein MYKPVNLSEQIYYVGVNDRRTSLFENMWPLDRGVSYNSYLICDEKVAVVDTVEAGQFEKWIAKVRAVLNDRPIDYLIVNHMEPDHSGAIRILTELYPNMEIVGNKKTIPMIEGYYGITSNCKTVKEGENLELGKNKLTFYTVPMVHWPESMVCFEETNKILFSSDAFGSFGTLDGGIFDDELDFKYFEDEMRRYYSNIVGKYGNPVQKALQKLGTLDLNMVAPSHGPIYRENIAQMLKWYDQWSKYEGEEGVVVAYASMYGNTEEMAEVTARAIAESGIKNVRVYDVSKTHPSFIISDIFKFKGIILGSPTYSNELHPNMEALVSKLQHMGVSNHYYGVLGSYTWAGASVKKLNEAAESLKWEAVAEPVEEKHSLKDDKYEACWQLGVAMANKLKS from the coding sequence ATGTATAAACCAGTAAATCTTTCTGAGCAAATCTATTACGTTGGTGTTAACGACCGACGCACTTCCCTATTTGAAAACATGTGGCCATTAGATCGTGGCGTTTCTTATAACTCGTACCTAATTTGCGACGAAAAAGTTGCCGTAGTTGATACCGTAGAAGCAGGACAATTCGAAAAATGGATTGCAAAAGTGAGAGCAGTTTTGAATGATCGCCCAATTGATTATTTGATTGTTAATCACATGGAACCTGATCATTCCGGAGCTATTCGAATTCTTACTGAGCTATACCCTAACATGGAAATTGTTGGCAACAAGAAAACAATTCCAATGATAGAAGGATATTATGGCATTACAAGCAATTGTAAAACCGTTAAGGAAGGAGAGAATCTTGAGCTTGGCAAAAATAAACTTACTTTCTATACTGTTCCGATGGTACATTGGCCTGAATCGATGGTGTGTTTCGAAGAAACCAATAAGATTTTATTCTCTTCTGATGCTTTCGGTAGCTTTGGCACACTAGATGGAGGTATTTTCGATGACGAGTTAGATTTTAAGTATTTTGAAGATGAAATGCGAAGATATTACTCTAACATCGTTGGTAAATACGGAAACCCAGTTCAAAAAGCTCTCCAAAAATTAGGAACACTTGATTTAAATATGGTTGCTCCTTCTCACGGACCAATCTATCGTGAAAACATTGCTCAGATGCTAAAGTGGTACGATCAATGGAGCAAGTACGAAGGTGAAGAAGGAGTTGTTGTTGCTTACGCTTCAATGTATGGCAACACCGAAGAAATGGCAGAAGTTACTGCCAGAGCCATCGCAGAATCAGGAATTAAAAATGTAAGAGTTTACGATGTTAGTAAAACACATCCTTCTTTTATTATCTCTGATATTTTTAAATTTAAAGGAATAATTTTAGGCAGCCCAACATACAGTAACGAACTACACCCTAATATGGAAGCACTTGTATCAAAACTTCAACACATGGGTGTTAGCAATCATTATTATGGTGTTTTAGGCTCATACACCTGGGCAGGTGCTTCTGTTAAGAAATTGAACGAAGCAGCCGAATCATTAAAATGGGAAGCTGTAGCTGAACCCGTTGAAGAAAAACATTCTTTAAAAGATGACAAATACGAAGCCTGCTGGCAACTAGGAGTTGCAATGGCAAATAAACTCAAAAGCTAA
- a CDS encoding glycoside hydrolase domain-containing protein, whose protein sequence is MKSTYILLLVSLLLSSCYNQRPEIVSDTYQEADLSNASNDPAWERTGRGLHASFGSVDVRYPKYEVPMEIVVKDKEFTAWRGERVNAQLVLWTVSDLQQVECVWEPLVSGNSDTIPAQNISNRFVRYVIADNYKNGCAQRKSDPTTAHLVADVLDELPAMNMADKTVRPVWVSIDVPQSAKPGIYKSSVIIYSKLNSPQELRLSLNVQDKVLPSYEKRNFHLNLRQNPLSIALWHGVKPWSDDHFEVMKPYMKMLAQAGQKSVSCLLYEGVKEDVTFDLPTSMVRWSKMTNGNWKFDYTILEKWIQFMKEMGIDKHINLYSILPSNGQLFYRNEADGKTKLISFKEDDATRRSVLKTYFADLRQFLTDRGWMNKTSIVIEDKNQEYLTDLIYWMRKYEPDFKITLITSKYRPKLLDSVQHLGLSAQYITAESMLEMKKVENTKTSLTIDCSLEHPNLFTFSAPAEAVWFGWFAAAHQLDGLYYAGFNDWNENPLIDGRTSTGPSGVNQLVYPSARSSIRFERLKEGIQDYEKINLLFNELSSDEKDELIKLQSRFTVHRMDDNEATDVVRRGHEIINKLSN, encoded by the coding sequence ATGAAATCAACTTATATATTACTTCTAGTTAGCTTATTATTATCGTCCTGCTATAATCAACGTCCCGAAATCGTTAGTGATACTTATCAGGAGGCAGATTTATCTAATGCCAGTAACGATCCAGCATGGGAAAGAACAGGCCGAGGTTTGCATGCTTCTTTTGGTTCGGTTGATGTGCGCTATCCAAAATATGAAGTACCCATGGAGATAGTTGTAAAAGATAAAGAATTTACAGCATGGAGAGGTGAAAGAGTGAATGCTCAGTTGGTATTATGGACAGTTTCTGATTTACAACAAGTAGAGTGTGTTTGGGAGCCTTTAGTAAGTGGAAATAGCGACACAATACCGGCACAAAATATTAGCAATAGATTTGTTAGATATGTAATTGCCGATAATTATAAAAACGGATGCGCACAGCGAAAAAGCGATCCAACTACGGCTCATTTGGTAGCTGATGTATTGGACGAATTACCGGCTATGAATATGGCCGATAAAACGGTTCGACCCGTTTGGGTAAGTATCGATGTGCCCCAGTCGGCTAAGCCAGGTATTTACAAATCATCAGTAATAATCTACTCGAAATTAAATTCGCCACAGGAGTTGCGATTATCTTTGAATGTGCAGGATAAAGTTCTTCCGTCGTATGAGAAAAGAAACTTTCATCTTAATTTAAGACAAAATCCATTGTCAATAGCTTTGTGGCATGGAGTTAAGCCTTGGAGTGACGATCATTTTGAGGTAATGAAGCCTTATATGAAAATGCTCGCTCAGGCAGGTCAAAAAAGTGTAAGTTGTTTATTGTACGAGGGAGTTAAGGAAGATGTAACATTTGATTTGCCTACCTCTATGGTTCGATGGTCAAAAATGACCAATGGGAATTGGAAATTCGATTATACCATTCTCGAAAAATGGATTCAATTTATGAAAGAGATGGGTATTGATAAACACATAAACCTTTATTCCATTCTTCCTTCAAATGGGCAATTGTTCTATAGAAATGAAGCAGATGGCAAAACAAAACTAATCTCATTCAAAGAAGATGACGCAACTAGAAGGTCTGTTCTCAAAACTTATTTTGCTGATCTCCGTCAGTTTTTAACAGATAGGGGATGGATGAATAAAACAAGCATTGTTATAGAAGATAAGAATCAGGAATATTTAACAGACTTAATCTATTGGATGAGAAAATATGAACCTGATTTTAAGATAACTCTAATTACATCAAAATATCGTCCTAAACTTTTGGATAGTGTGCAGCATTTGGGGCTTTCGGCACAGTATATTACAGCCGAATCGATGCTTGAAATGAAAAAGGTAGAAAACACTAAAACAAGTTTAACAATTGATTGCTCACTCGAGCATCCAAATTTATTTACTTTTTCAGCACCGGCAGAAGCAGTTTGGTTTGGTTGGTTCGCTGCTGCTCATCAGCTTGATGGCTTGTATTATGCTGGGTTTAATGATTGGAATGAGAATCCATTAATTGATGGGCGAACATCCACAGGTCCATCAGGAGTGAATCAGTTAGTTTATCCTAGTGCACGAAGTTCAATTCGTTTCGAGCGCTTGAAAGAGGGAATTCAAGATTACGAAAAAATTAATCTTCTTTTTAACGAACTCTCGTCTGATGAAAAAGATGAGCTTATCAAGTTGCAAAGTCGTTTTACTGTGCATCGCATGGATGATAATGAAGCAACTGATGTGGTTAGAAGAGGTCATGAGATTATTAATAAATTATCTAATTAG
- a CDS encoding AMP-binding protein, giving the protein MNKKSIHKQYTSFHFNHVLYQGEQSIKLLAQQLCVSAEDWEKAIGVFLSDWMKDDADIELYTSGSTGRPKNITMPKSSMVYSAQRTIEFFHLKPEDKALLCLSANYIAGKMMIVRALVGRLHVIANSVSSDPLKELNEQIDFAALVPAQAKVSFQNSRKQFDLVKTIILGGAKVDDDLSKCMQEVTTECWETYGMTETVSHIALRKISGGKMNPFTLLNEISVTINDKSCLVIAPSDINTKELITNDVVELLDEGHFLLKGRHDNVINSGGIKIQAEEVEAKLKPFFESEIVVVGLPDEKWGEAVVLVVETTGVIENDEVISESISKYEKPKHIYCIEEFPRTESGKVQRGEIKEIVLNIKNRKNA; this is encoded by the coding sequence ATGAATAAAAAGTCAATTCATAAGCAATATACAAGCTTTCATTTTAATCATGTTTTATACCAAGGAGAACAATCGATTAAATTATTAGCGCAGCAACTTTGTGTGAGCGCTGAGGATTGGGAAAAAGCCATTGGTGTATTTTTGAGTGATTGGATGAAGGATGATGCAGATATTGAATTATACACATCAGGAAGTACGGGTAGACCCAAGAATATTACAATGCCAAAATCATCGATGGTATATTCTGCTCAACGGACCATTGAGTTTTTCCATCTAAAACCTGAAGACAAAGCTTTGTTGTGTCTTTCGGCAAATTATATTGCTGGTAAAATGATGATTGTTCGGGCATTAGTAGGTAGACTTCATGTAATAGCCAATAGTGTTAGCTCCGATCCACTAAAAGAGTTGAATGAGCAGATTGATTTTGCTGCTTTAGTACCTGCTCAGGCAAAAGTTAGTTTTCAAAATTCAAGAAAACAATTTGACTTGGTTAAGACGATTATTTTGGGTGGGGCAAAAGTTGATGATGATCTATCAAAGTGTATGCAAGAGGTTACTACTGAATGTTGGGAGACCTATGGTATGACCGAAACCGTTTCGCATATTGCTTTGCGTAAAATTTCAGGAGGAAAAATGAATCCTTTTACACTTCTTAATGAGATCTCAGTTACTATAAACGATAAATCGTGTTTGGTTATTGCTCCTTCAGATATAAATACAAAAGAATTAATTACCAATGATGTGGTTGAGCTGTTGGATGAAGGGCATTTTTTATTGAAGGGAAGACATGATAATGTGATTAATTCGGGAGGAATAAAAATACAGGCAGAGGAAGTAGAAGCTAAGCTTAAACCTTTTTTTGAGAGTGAAATTGTGGTTGTTGGCTTACCCGATGAAAAATGGGGAGAGGCAGTAGTATTAGTGGTTGAAACCACCGGTGTTATTGAAAATGATGAAGTAATAAGTGAAAGCATCAGCAAATATGAAAAACCAAAACATATTTATTGTATTGAGGAATTTCCGCGAACTGAAAGTGGAAAAGTTCAACGTGGAGAAATTAAAGAAATTGTGCTTAATATAAAGAACCGCAAGAATGCTTAA
- the murB gene encoding UDP-N-acetylmuramate dehydrogenase produces the protein MLSIKKNANLKSYNTFGLNVRAKELIECDNTPDLVEAINYLQTNPQPFLIVGGGSNLLFSKDFEGLIIHPTIMGIEISQEDEEYVYIKAGAGVEWDDLVAFCVRNNYYGIENLSYIPGNVGASPVQNIGAYGVEVKDCIDKVHGIFINDGSSFTMTNAECMFDYRYSIFKNELKNKIIVTSVVFKLNKEAELNLSYGPVKEELSKKDKSDLKTLRETIIEIRKSKLPDPGETGNAGSFFKNPVIQRSQYEALLKKHPNIPHYIISEDLIKIPAGWLIDQSGWKGKSIGGASVHEKQALVLINKNNASAHDIMQLSNAIINDIKNRFQITLEPEVNII, from the coding sequence ATGCTTTCGATAAAGAAAAACGCAAATCTTAAATCATATAATACATTTGGGCTAAATGTTAGAGCTAAAGAATTAATCGAATGCGATAACACCCCAGATTTAGTTGAAGCAATTAATTACCTTCAAACTAATCCTCAACCCTTTTTAATTGTTGGTGGAGGAAGTAATCTTTTGTTTTCAAAAGACTTTGAAGGTTTAATCATTCATCCAACCATAATGGGAATTGAAATTTCTCAAGAAGATGAAGAATATGTGTACATTAAAGCTGGAGCAGGCGTTGAATGGGACGACTTAGTTGCTTTTTGCGTTAGAAACAATTATTACGGCATAGAAAATTTATCGTATATCCCTGGAAATGTTGGTGCATCTCCAGTACAGAATATTGGTGCCTATGGTGTTGAAGTAAAAGATTGCATTGATAAAGTACATGGTATTTTCATTAATGATGGCTCATCATTTACAATGACTAATGCAGAGTGTATGTTCGACTACCGATATAGCATATTCAAAAACGAACTTAAAAACAAGATTATCGTTACGTCTGTAGTTTTTAAATTAAATAAAGAAGCAGAATTAAATCTATCATACGGCCCAGTTAAGGAGGAGCTTTCTAAAAAAGATAAAAGTGATTTAAAAACGCTTCGAGAAACCATCATAGAGATTCGTAAAAGTAAATTACCAGATCCTGGTGAAACCGGCAATGCAGGATCGTTTTTCAAAAATCCTGTTATTCAACGCAGTCAATATGAAGCCTTATTAAAAAAACATCCAAACATACCCCACTATATTATTTCTGAAGATCTTATTAAAATTCCTGCTGGCTGGTTAATAGATCAGAGCGGCTGGAAAGGCAAGTCAATAGGAGGAGCTTCTGTTCATGAAAAACAAGCTCTGGTACTCATCAATAAAAACAATGCATCTGCACACGATATAATGCAATTATCGAATGCAATTATTAACGATATTAAAAATCGTTTTCAGATAACATTAGAACCAGAAGTGAATATTATCTAA
- a CDS encoding UpxY family transcription antiterminator: MEDKKNYTWYALYTKSRAEKKVLEQLTKLGITAYLPMRKMLRQWSDRKKWVEMPVISSYIFVYIPKEDYRLVFEANGVVAYVSYKGKACTIPDSDIQAMKRTIENQLNFDIETDQLKKGQTITVTSGPLQGITGEITDVKGSKKLYLRISNIGYTLVVDMADATFSKEQK, encoded by the coding sequence TTGGAGGATAAAAAAAATTATACTTGGTATGCACTTTACACCAAGTCAAGAGCGGAAAAAAAGGTACTGGAACAATTAACTAAGCTGGGTATTACAGCTTATTTACCTATGAGAAAGATGCTTCGACAGTGGAGCGATCGAAAAAAATGGGTAGAAATGCCTGTTATTAGTTCGTACATCTTTGTTTATATTCCTAAGGAAGATTATCGTTTAGTATTTGAAGCCAATGGCGTTGTTGCTTATGTATCCTACAAAGGAAAAGCATGTACTATTCCCGATTCTGATATCCAAGCGATGAAAAGAACCATCGAAAATCAATTAAATTTTGATATTGAAACAGACCAACTTAAGAAAGGTCAGACTATAACAGTTACATCCGGTCCTCTACAAGGAATTACTGGAGAAATTACAGACGTAAAAGGATCAAAAAAACTTTATCTGAGAATAAGCAATATCGGATATACTCTTGTGGTTGACATGGCTGATGCAACTTTCAGCAAAGAACAAAAGTAG